GCTGGTTGGCAGCGCAGGCTTTTCAGCAACCCGAGAAAACGCAATTGCTCAACAGCATTGTCCATCCTGCAGTAATAGCCCATGGCAAGCAATGGCTGGAACAGCAACAAACAGCTTATGCCATTAAAGAAGCCGCTTTGTTTTTTGAAAGCGGCTCTGCCACCGATATCGATTTTATGATTGGCGTGTATGCCCCGCAGGCCTTGCGCATACAGCGGGTAATGCAGCGGGATGGCCTCGGCCGACAGGAAGTGCTCACCCGCATGAGCCGGCAAATAGAAGAGACGGTAAAAATGAAACTCTGCGATGCAGTGATTCAAAACAACGAACAGGAAATGCTGATACCGCAAGTACTGCAGTTGCATCAACAGCTGTTAGCCATGGCTGAGAAAAATAGCACTAACTGAAAAATGAGCGTTGGGCGTTAAGCCGGCGTGGTAATTTTTGTTGCTCCATCAATAGCAAGATCGTAAAGGGAGACAATGGATGTATGCCAGCGGCGTACACTGTTTGTAGTAGCGTTGTATGGTGATGTCTATTCTGCCCCAGCGGGGCAGCCTTTCAAAACAAAACATCTTTTATTTGTCAGGTTGCCCCGCCGGGGCAATGCTTCAATCTTTATTATAATTTCTACAGACAGGCTACGCCGCTGGCGTAGAAAACCTTTACAGTAAATATGGCCTGTATAAAAATCAGGACAAAATCAATCCTTTTTTCTGGTAAAATACCTCGCCGTTTCTACTGCCGCCATGCACAGCAACCACTGTGCTACGCCATAGGTAAGCATAATGAGCAAGCCAGCCTGTGGTACAGCTGCAGCAAATTTGTTGTAGGCCAAAATAGAATCAGAAGCCACAAACAAAGCTGCACCGGCACCAAATTTTACCGCCACTTTACCCGGCAATTGTCCACGCAAAGCCAGCGCCAGCAGGAGCATGCTGGTAATAACCGCAGTGTACAACAACACGGGAATAAACATGTCGCCCAAGAAAGGTTTGAGCCGCACAAACAGCGACACCGCATAGAGTAGGACGGCTATCAGCACCCAGAAATAGGCTTTGGCCCACTGGCCAAAAGAAATGGTACGCAGCTTGTTGAAGTACACGATGTAGCAGACATGTGCCAACAGAAAACTACCCAATCCCGCCATGAAAAACAATGGCTGTTCGCCTCTCATGAGCAGCACATCGCCCACCCATGAGAGCAACAGACCTGCCGCCATCCACCGGGAAGGAGTGTAGTGGCGAACGGCATCTGATTGTAACAACAATGCCAACAACACTGGCATGAGCAACGGCTTACAAATAAGATGCAGCCATTCATTGGGCAAGGCATTACCCAATATATCGCCCAGCAAAAGGGCGAAAAAAACGATGCTCAGAATGCCGGTTTTGCTACGCATGTTGATGTCAATTTTGCGAAAGCATTTACTGTGCAGGCAACAATCTTACCGGGCGTTTGAAATACCGGCGCAACGAATCGCGGAGTTGTGCTGTGTCTTTTACCGCACTGCTCGACAAAGTATAAAAGGTAAACCGAACGGAGTCGGTGGTTTCGAGATACACGGGAGTTTTCAGCTGTTGCTTCAGCGTATCAAACTGATTGAGCACAATGGCTTTTTTTACTGTGCTTGTTTCTCTGAAAATTACTTTCCAATTGCGGGGCTGCAAGCTATCGGGTAGGGCGGGAGCGGGCAGTGCCGTAGCTGCAGAATCTACCTGCTGGGCTACAACAGTATCATAGATGCCTTTGTCTTGATTACTTGGCACTTCTACACTTGTAACTGCAACAAAGAATGCATTGAATATTAACCAAGCAGCTACAGCAAGTAACCCAAGCATAGCCAAGACCATAATGACTTTTGTTTTTGGCGACATGCGGTTGCGCTTTTCTTCATCATAAGCAGCGCCGGGCCCTTGATGCGCCGGATCTTCTACGTGGCGTTCTTTCAGTTTGCCCATGGCTTCTTCGGCTTTAATGGCCATAAAGTAGCCGGGGGTAAGGCTCAGTACACCTTCTTTATTTTTAGCCAGGGCTCCAAGTCCTTTTATTTCAAACGGGTTGCCAATATTGAGAAACTGCAACGCCATGCTCAGGTACGCCTCAATATCATTTTCGGCAAGGCTGGCAATTTTGCCCCGTTGGGTGGCATAAAACCGGATGAACTCGGGAGAAGTAACTGCCGTTTTTTGATGCGTAAATTGAATGCCACTGATGGGAACCGATTTGTTCTTTTGGATGTATTCGGCGTCTGGTACAGCATCGGTGAGGCGAATAGTACCAATGCCCTGCAGCGAAATTTCTCCATGCTGGTACACAAAAAGCGTAATCAATTGTTCTACGGTCACGGTGGCAGTTTTAAGTGATTGCGAATGTAAGTGATTTGCCGAAGGACTGAGGCGGCGGCAACCGTCTCTGCCCGGTAAAATCATTTCTTAAAATTCGGGCTTTTCCACCGGCTACTGCAACGCTTTGGTTGCTGCCAATGTCAAACCACTACTTTTGCGCCACAATGCTGACGGATAAGGAAAAAATGTTTCTCGACTACTGGGCCAAAAACCGCGACCGGCAGAAAAAACTGCTGTACCAGTTGGGGGTGGGTTTACCATTAGGTCTGGTATTGGGTGCTGTCATCATGGCCAATTTTTTTTCGGGCTGGTACAAGCGGGCCGATATGATTGCCAATAGTCAGTTCAATCCGGTGGTGTTGTACATTGCGGTATTGCTGATTGCTGTTTTCTTTGCGGTGTTTTCCAAAAAGTTTCAGTGGGATCAGCAGGAGCAGCGCTACAAAGAGTTGCTGCACAAACAAAAAATCAATCAAGACAAACAAAACGAGGAAAAGCAAGACCATGAAGTTCATGAAAAAAATTAGCGTAGTGTTGTTGATGTGTGTAGCTGTTGCTGCCACACTCGCCGGATGTACCAAATCAAGCACGGGTTGTCAGGTACAAGATCCATCGAAAGAAGAAGCAGCCATTCAGGCATTCATTGCTGCCAAAGGCATTACGGCTACCAAAAGCAGCCGGGGGCTGTATTATCAAATCATCACGCCGGGCAGTACCAGCAGACCGCAAAATACCAGCGTTATTTATTGCACCTACAAAGGCACTTTGCTCGATGGTACCGTGTTTGATCAGCAAACCAACCCTGGCCTCACGGGCTTTCAACTCAGTGGTTTGATTGAAGCTTGGAAAATTGGTCTGCCACTGATTGGCAAAGGCGGTTCTATTAAAATGATATTGCCAAGTGCATTGGGCTATGGTTGCACGGGTAGTGGTAGCAGCATTCCACCCAATACGCCATTGTATTTCGAAATGACCTTGGTTGATTTCTTCAACTAATCATCTTTCTCCAATAATCGAATATGGCATGCTGCGGCGTGCCATATTTTTTTACAGACATTTGAGCCAGAAAAATTGTTGCCATGCCACACGAAGCCATTTCGGTATTTGATATGTTTAAAATAGGCGTAGGCCCCAGCAGCAGCCACACCCTTGGCCCTTGGCGGGCTGCACAGCGGGTGGTGCAGGGGCTGATGCAGCGCAACCAGCTTGCATTGCTGACGAAGCTGCAAGTGTTGCTCTACGGCTCACTGGCCAAAACCGGAAAGGGCCATGGTACCGATGTGGCTATTTTGCTGGGCCTGTGCAACGAAGACCCCGAAACCATTGATGTCAACAGCATTAATCCGAAGGTGGAGCAGATCAAACAGTCGGGGAAATTAGTGCTGGCCGGCCAACAGGAAATTGATTTTGTGTATGCCGATGATTTACT
The Phnomibacter ginsenosidimutans genome window above contains:
- a CDS encoding lysoplasmalogenase, translated to MRSKTGILSIVFFALLLGDILGNALPNEWLHLICKPLLMPVLLALLLQSDAVRHYTPSRWMAAGLLLSWVGDVLLMRGEQPLFFMAGLGSFLLAHVCYIVYFNKLRTISFGQWAKAYFWVLIAVLLYAVSLFVRLKPFLGDMFIPVLLYTAVITSMLLLALALRGQLPGKVAVKFGAGAALFVASDSILAYNKFAAAVPQAGLLIMLTYGVAQWLLCMAAVETARYFTRKKD
- the coaE gene encoding dephospho-CoA kinase (Dephospho-CoA kinase (CoaE) performs the final step in coenzyme A biosynthesis.), whose translation is MLRVGITGGIGSGKSVVARIFETLGIPVYYSDAEAKRLMNTDATLRTNIIAAFGPEAYNEAGLNRSWLAAQAFQQPEKTQLLNSIVHPAVIAHGKQWLEQQQTAYAIKEAALFFESGSATDIDFMIGVYAPQALRIQRVMQRDGLGRQEVLTRMSRQIEETVKMKLCDAVIQNNEQEMLIPQVLQLHQQLLAMAEKNSTN
- a CDS encoding magnesium transporter gives rise to the protein MLTDKEKMFLDYWAKNRDRQKKLLYQLGVGLPLGLVLGAVIMANFFSGWYKRADMIANSQFNPVVLYIAVLLIAVFFAVFSKKFQWDQQEQRYKELLHKQKINQDKQNEEKQDHEVHEKN
- a CDS encoding FKBP-type peptidyl-prolyl cis-trans isomerase, translated to MKKISVVLLMCVAVAATLAGCTKSSTGCQVQDPSKEEAAIQAFIAAKGITATKSSRGLYYQIITPGSTSRPQNTSVIYCTYKGTLLDGTVFDQQTNPGLTGFQLSGLIEAWKIGLPLIGKGGSIKMILPSALGYGCTGSGSSIPPNTPLYFEMTLVDFFN